In Halorubrum trapanicum, the following are encoded in one genomic region:
- a CDS encoding RNA-guided endonuclease TnpB family protein, with the protein MANLVTRTYVASIRNHQQVRDDLNSLGFAASKLWNVARWTCDCIWSETGTIPDHGTLKAYLKSHERYADLNAQSSQAILEELAEAFDSWYAHRQNGNGDANPPGYRKQGDEHPRSTVTFKEDGFKHDPDHNRIRLSKGANLKKSWSDFVLCEYATGPDVDVQHVQQVRAVWTGKEWELHIVCRVDTGDPDPPGDRVAGIDLGICNFAAVAVGDEALLYPGGALKEDDYYFQKERATCDDSDSHKAQRLDRKRRGRRDHFLHAVSKDVVAECAARNVGTIAVGDLSGIREDADWGDHGNLDLHGWAFDRFLEMLEYKAAERGISVERVDERGTSKSCASCGTTDDSQRVERGLYVCDECGVVANADVNGAENIRQKVLPNLVCDGGDRDNGWMAQPAVRLFDKSTGQVAPQEWASREP; encoded by the coding sequence ATGGCGAATCTGGTCACGCGCACCTACGTTGCGTCCATTCGCAACCACCAGCAGGTGCGCGACGACCTCAATTCGCTTGGGTTCGCCGCCTCGAAACTCTGGAACGTCGCCCGGTGGACCTGCGACTGTATCTGGAGTGAAACCGGCACGATTCCAGACCACGGCACGCTCAAAGCGTACCTCAAGAGTCACGAACGCTACGCGGATTTGAACGCTCAATCCAGTCAGGCAATTCTCGAAGAATTGGCTGAAGCGTTCGACTCGTGGTACGCCCACCGTCAAAATGGCAACGGGGACGCGAACCCACCCGGCTACCGCAAGCAGGGCGACGAGCATCCCCGCTCGACGGTCACATTCAAAGAGGACGGTTTCAAACACGACCCCGACCACAACAGGATTCGACTCTCGAAAGGAGCGAATCTCAAAAAGTCGTGGTCGGACTTCGTTCTCTGCGAGTACGCCACCGGCCCGGATGTGGACGTACAGCACGTCCAGCAGGTCCGAGCGGTCTGGACCGGTAAGGAGTGGGAGCTGCACATCGTCTGTCGCGTCGACACTGGCGATCCGGACCCTCCCGGCGACCGGGTGGCAGGTATCGACCTCGGCATCTGCAACTTTGCCGCCGTCGCGGTCGGAGACGAGGCCCTGCTGTACCCCGGCGGCGCACTCAAAGAGGACGACTACTACTTCCAGAAGGAGCGAGCGACGTGCGACGACAGCGACTCCCACAAAGCGCAACGACTAGACCGGAAGCGCCGGGGGCGGCGTGACCACTTCTTGCACGCCGTCTCGAAGGATGTGGTAGCTGAGTGTGCGGCCCGCAACGTCGGGACGATTGCCGTGGGCGACCTCTCTGGTATCCGCGAGGACGCCGATTGGGGCGACCACGGCAATCTGGACCTGCACGGATGGGCGTTCGACCGCTTCCTCGAGATGCTGGAATACAAAGCCGCCGAGCGCGGCATCAGCGTCGAGCGCGTGGACGAGCGCGGCACGTCCAAATCGTGTGCATCCTGTGGGACGACCGACGACAGCCAGCGCGTCGAACGTGGGCTGTACGTCTGCGACGAGTGCGGGGTGGTCGCCAACGCCGACGTGAACGGAGCCGAGAACATCCGACAGAAGGTACTCCCGAATCTCGTCTGTGACGGGGGAGATAGGGATAACGGCTGGATGGCACAGCCAGCGGTGCGCCTGTTCGACAAATCCACGGGGCAAGTCGCCCCACAAGAGTGGGCGTCCCGCGAACCATAA
- a CDS encoding DUF5658 family protein, protein MVRGAVASTNCATSSSTEVLAENKYPLLIGLVFVRAIDASLTYYGLSIGLREANPIVVLIVETLGIIPGLFFLSSVSLVLLFFLGEYLLPGVAQSRHNIDLWSNVAYLSVLVVWSAVSLHNMVLIWI, encoded by the coding sequence ATGGTGCGAGGAGCCGTGGCATCCACTAATTGTGCTACCAGCAGCAGTACCGAAGTACTCGCAGAAAATAAATATCCGCTGCTCATCGGATTGGTCTTCGTACGAGCTATAGATGCGAGTCTCACGTACTATGGGCTAAGCATCGGACTGCGAGAAGCCAATCCGATTGTCGTACTTATTGTTGAGACTCTCGGAATCATCCCCGGCCTATTCTTTCTCTCGTCGGTGTCACTAGTGTTATTATTCTTTCTTGGTGAATACCTGCTTCCCGGAGTCGCACAATCGAGACATAATATCGATCTGTGGAGCAATGTAGCATACCTTTCAGTTTTGGTCGTATGGAGCGCTGTGTCGCTTCATAATATGGTACTCATTTGGATATGA
- a CDS encoding response regulator, protein MATGAVRGSCCPSGEDALEIFAEEPIDIVLLDRRMPGLSGTEVLQSIREGGDAQQVIMVTAVQPTEDLASIDVDDYLLKPIDRTKLLRAVEAAELILTYEDSLTELLSLTARKATLEANLDKTELEKDDRYGDLLQRIRELEEEADTTLQRLETDYQIDMLVRDQRIGSQPVEQF, encoded by the coding sequence GATGCACTGGAAATCTTCGCTGAGGAACCGATTGATATTGTCCTTTTAGATCGTCGAATGCCGGGCCTCTCTGGCACGGAGGTGCTACAATCAATTCGTGAAGGCGGCGATGCCCAGCAGGTGATCATGGTAACAGCTGTTCAGCCAACGGAAGACCTAGCGTCCATCGATGTGGATGACTATCTTCTCAAACCAATCGACCGGACAAAGCTTCTTCGAGCTGTGGAAGCTGCAGAGCTGATTCTAACATACGAAGATTCACTCACAGAGCTTCTCTCACTCACCGCGAGGAAAGCCACGTTAGAAGCGAACCTCGACAAAACAGAGCTAGAAAAGGACGACCGATACGGCGATCTCCTCCAGAGAATACGAGAGTTGGAGGAAGAAGCTGATACGACACTCCAGCGTCTCGAGACAGATTATCAGATCGATATGCTGGTCAGAGACCAGCGTATCGGATCCCAACCTGTAGAGCAGTTCTGA